TGGACATGGCGCGCGGCCTGGGGCTGGCCACCCTGCTGACGGACGACAGCCAGCGGCGCGGCCGGGTCGTCGCGCAGTGGGCGACGATCCTGGACAGGGTGCTGGAGTAACGGCGGCGGGGGGCTGCGGTGGAGGTCACGGTGGAGGGCATGATCGTGATCCTCGCGGTCGGTCTGTCGTTCATGGCGGCCGGAGTGCTCTGGAAGGGGCAGGTGCGCCGGCCGTTTCTGCCGCGCCGCGCGCGGAAGGTCAAGGAGCGGCGGCTGCCCCGTGATCTGCGCCGCTCGGCCGACATGGCGATCGCGGCGGCCCGCCGCGCGGCGGCGCGCGACGAACCCGCGATCATCAGGGTGGACGACGTACTGACCCTCGCCGCCGAGCACTTCGGGCACGAAGCCGTGGACCGGGACGCGGCGGCGGGCGCGCTGCGTGAGCGGTACGAGTGGAACCGCTGTCAGGGGGACTGCGTGACCGACGCGTACGACGTCGGGAAGGCGGGATGACACGCCCCCCTCACCGGGAGGGCGGGATGACGCGGCCCCCTCACCGGGGAGCCGCGCCACTGGGAACTCGCCCCGCCCGGCGCCCGGTCAGGTCGCGATCGTGTCGTACCCCTCGATCTCGCGCGGCTCGCGCGTCCCCGGACCCACGTACCGCGCCGAAGGCCGCACCAGCCGCCCCGTCCGCTTCTGTTCCAGGATGTGCGCCGACCAGCCCGCCGTACGCGCGCAGGTGAACATGGACGTGAACATGTGCGCCGGGACCTCCGCGAAGTCCAGCATGATCGCCGCCCAGAACTCCACGTTCGTCGCCAGCACCCGGTCCGGGCGGCGCGCGTGCAGTTCCGCCAGCGCGGCCTTCTCCAGGGCCTCCGCCACCTCGTAACGCGGCGCGTCCAACTCCTTGGCCGTACGCCGGAGTACCCGGGCACGGGGGTCCTCCGCGCGGTACACGCGGTGGCCGAAGCCCATCAGCCGCTCGCCCTTGTCGAGCGCCTGCTTCACGTACGCCGTCGCGTCGCCCAGCCGCTCGATCTCCTCGATCATGCCGAGGACCCGCGACGGGGCGCCGCCGTGCAGCGGGCCGGACATGGCGCCGACCGCGCCCGACAGGGCAGCCGCGACATCCGCGCCGGTGGAGGCGATGACACGGGCGGTGAAGGTCGAGGCGTTCATGCCGTGCTCGGCCGCCGACGTCCAGTACGCGTCGACCGCCTTGACGTGCCGGGGATCGGGCTCACCGCGCCAGCGGATCATGAAGCGCTCGACCACGGACTCGGCCTTGTCGATCTCGCGCTGCGGCACCATCGGCACACCCTGGCCGCGCGCCGACTGCGCGACGTACGACAGGGCCATGACGGCCGCCCGCGCCAGGTCGTCACGCGCCGTCGCCTCGTCGATGTCGAGCAGCGGTTTGAGGCCCCAGACGGGGGCGAGCATCGCGAGCGCGGACTGGACGTCGACGCGGACGTCACCGCTGTGCACGGGGAGGGGGAAGGGCTCGGCGGCCGGCAGGCCGGGGTTGAACGCCCCGTCCACGAGCAGGCCCCACACGTTTCCGTAGGAGACGCGGCCGACCAGGTCCTCGATGTCGACTCCCCGGTAGCGGAGGGCCCCGCCCTCCTTGTCCGGTTCGGCGATCTCCGTCTCGAAAGCGACGACTCCTTCGAGTCCGGGTACGAATGCGGACATCGGGCGGCTCCTTCTGGTGTGACGGACGGGAAAGTACGCGGCTGGTCCGGAAGACGGCTTACGGCCTACGGCCCGCGGGGTCCGGTGTGTCAGAAGCTGTGGCGCCGGTACGGATCAGCGGTCGTTCTCGTACGACTCGCGGTCCGGACCGGTCATCCGCTGGGGCCTGTCCCGCGAGGACTCGCCGGACACGTCCTAGTCACGTCCTGCCCATCGCGGACATCGAATCAACCATGCCACGGGCCCGGCATATGCGGGAGGATGGGTCACGTGTCTCACACTCCGCCCGCCGGGGCCCCTGATTCCGCCGGATCCGCCGATTCCGGCGGGACCCCCGTCGCCGGGCCGGCCCCGGACCCCGCCCAGATGCGTGAGCAGTACCGCGCCGCGCCCTTTCTGGAGAGCGACCTGGCAGCCGGGCCGATGGACCAGTTCGCGCGCTGGTTCACGGACACGGTGACGGGCGGGCTGCACGAGCCGAACGCCATGGTGGTCTCCACGGCGACCCCCGACGGCCGCCCCTCGTCGCGCACGGTGCTGCTCAAGGCGTACGACGCACGGGGTTTCGTCTTCTTCACCAACTACGGTTCCCGCAAGGGCCGCGAGATCGAGGCGAACCGGTACGTCGGGCTGCTCTTCCCCTGGCACCCGCTGGCCCGGCAGGTCGTCGTCACCGGTACGGCGTCCCGCGTCGGCCGCGCCGAGACGGCGGCGTACTTCCGTACCCGCCCGCACGGCTCACAGCTCGGCGCCTGGGCCAGCGACCAGTCGCAGCCGGTCGGCTCGCGGGCCGAGCTGCTCGAACGGTACGAGGCACTGGCCGCCCGCCACCCGGCCGACGAGCCGGTGCCGGTGCCGCCGC
Above is a window of Streptomyces sp. NBC_01498 DNA encoding:
- a CDS encoding citrate synthase 2, producing MSAFVPGLEGVVAFETEIAEPDKEGGALRYRGVDIEDLVGRVSYGNVWGLLVDGAFNPGLPAAEPFPLPVHSGDVRVDVQSALAMLAPVWGLKPLLDIDEATARDDLARAAVMALSYVAQSARGQGVPMVPQREIDKAESVVERFMIRWRGEPDPRHVKAVDAYWTSAAEHGMNASTFTARVIASTGADVAAALSGAVGAMSGPLHGGAPSRVLGMIEEIERLGDATAYVKQALDKGERLMGFGHRVYRAEDPRARVLRRTAKELDAPRYEVAEALEKAALAELHARRPDRVLATNVEFWAAIMLDFAEVPAHMFTSMFTCARTAGWSAHILEQKRTGRLVRPSARYVGPGTREPREIEGYDTIAT
- the pdxH gene encoding pyridoxamine 5'-phosphate oxidase, coding for MREQYRAAPFLESDLAAGPMDQFARWFTDTVTGGLHEPNAMVVSTATPDGRPSSRTVLLKAYDARGFVFFTNYGSRKGREIEANRYVGLLFPWHPLARQVVVTGTASRVGRAETAAYFRTRPHGSQLGAWASDQSQPVGSRAELLERYEALAARHPADEPVPVPPHWGGIRVVPETVEFWQGHENRLHDRLRYVREDGGTGWRVERLCP